One Oryza sativa Japonica Group chromosome 8, ASM3414082v1 DNA window includes the following coding sequences:
- the LOC4344463 gene encoding pectinesterase inhibitor 28 precursor, which translates to MASSMAPAAAMAILLLALLMPATLCSRSGPPSSKHGHGGHAKRAPPPASPVVPVAPQAAALVRATCNSTAYYDVCVSALAADPSSTTADVRGLSAIAVSVAAANASGAAQAAAALANGTAPLAAAAAGDGTVQALLRACAGKYGDARDALAAAKESMGQQDYDLATVHVSAGAEYPQVCKALFRRQRPGAYPAELAAREEALNKLCSVALDIIALLTSSPASNNNNS; encoded by the coding sequence ATGGCATCATCAATGGCGCCTGCAGCAGCAATGGCGATCCTCCTCCTGGCGCTTCTCATGCCCGCCACGCTGTGCTCCCGCTCAGGGCCGCCCTCGTCCAAGCACGGCCACGGCGGCCACGCcaagcgcgcgccgccgccggcgtcgcccgtGGTGCCGGTGGCGCCTCAGGCCGCGGCGCTGGTGCGCGCCACCTGCAACTCCACCGCCTACTACGACGTGTGCGTGtcggcgctcgccgccgacccGTCGAGCACCACGGCCGACGTGCGCGggctctccgccatcgccgtgtCCGTGGCCGCGGCGAACGCGTCcggcgcggcgcaggcggcggcggcgctggccaaCGGCACggcgcccctcgccgccgctgccgccggcgacggcaccgTGCAGGCGCtgctccgcgcgtgcgccggcAAGTACGGCGACGCGCGCgacgcgctggcggcggcgaaggagtcGATGGGGCAGCAGGACTACGACCTGGCGACGGTGCACGTGAGCGCCGGCGCCGAATACCCGCAGGTGTGCAAGGCGCTGTTCCGGCGGCAGAGGCCCGGGGCGTACCCGGCGGAGctggcggcgagggaggaggcgctcaACAAGCTCTGCTCCGTCGCGCTCGACATCATCGccctcctcacctcctctcctgcatccaacaacaacaacagctaG
- the LOC4344464 gene encoding chromatin assembly factor 1 subunit FAS2 homolog: MRGGTVQINWHEQQPVLTLDFHPVSRRLATGGSDHDIKIWVIASDDSDKKLPTATYHSSLSSHSSAVNVLRFSPSGENLASGADGGGIIIWKLHSTDDGEAWKVQKTLLFHHKDVLDLQWSQDGAFLVSASVDNSCIVWDAIKGSVQQKLEGHLHYVQGVAWDPLGQYIASLSSDRTCRIYANKPQGKSKNTDRMNFVCQHTLVKAEHQNHDESKPPVRAHLFHDETLPSFFRRLAWSPDGSFLVLPAGLCKYSSEVINTAYVMSRRDLSRPAIQLPGASKAIVAVRFCPVLFKLRGSQSDCFFKLPYRVIFAVATLNSLYVYDTESVAPILIHAGLHYAAITDIAWSSDAKYLAVSSRDCFCTIIEFENEELGLPYNLSGTKELDEGNTNCENMKPLKVDSMEIDAGSSKAKIKASSAAVEVTPSPPVLAQNNILMTKDVAEGNATSENDRPSAVDNMEVDVGENKAKMEVTPVAVQVTAPPVSTKNSASSKPTKKRITPIAIN; encoded by the exons atgcGGGGCGGCACGGTGCAGATCAACTGGCACGAGCAGCAGCCGGTCCTCACCCTCGACTTCCACCCcgtctcccgccgcctcgccaccggCGGCAGCGACCACGACATCAAG ATCTGGGTGATTGCGTCGGATGATTCCGACAAGAAGCTCCCCACTGCCACCTACCACAGCAGCCTCTCCTCCCACAGCTCCGCGGTGAACGTTCTCCGCTTCTCGCCTTCCG GCGAAAATCTTGCGTCTGGTGCTGATG GTGGTGGTATTATCATCTGGAAGTTGCATTCCACTGATGACGGCGAGGCTTGGAAAGTACAAAAGACATTATT GTTCCATCACAAGGATGTTCTTGACCTGCAATGGTCCCAAGATGGCGCATTCCTTGTTTCTGCTTCAGTTGATAACAGTTGCATTGTATGGGATGCTATTAAAG GTTCGGTGCAACAAAAGTTGGAGGGTCATTTGCATTATGTTCAAGGCGTGGCATGGGATCCTCTGGGTCAATACATTGCTTCACTGAGCTCTGACAGAACTTGTAGAATATATGCAAATAAGCCCCAAGGCAAGTCAAAGAACACAGATAGGATGAACTTTGTTTGCCAGCATACACTGGTGAAGGCCGAACATCAAAATCATGATGAGTCCAAG CCACCAGTTAGAGCTCATTTGTTTCATGACGAAACGTTACCATCTTTCTTTCGGAGATTGGCATGGTCGCCTGATGGATCTTTTCTGGTACTGCCAGCAG GTTTATGCAAATATTCATCTGAAGTGATCAATACAGCTTATGTAATGTCAAGGAGAGACTTGTCAAG GCCTGCGATACAACTCCCTGGCGCAAGTAAAGCAATAGTGGCAGTGCGCTTTTGCCCGGTTCTCTTCAAGCTGCGTGGTTCCCAATCAG ATTGTTTCTTCAAGCTTCCTTACAGAGTTATTTTTGCTGTTGCTACTTTGAACTCCCTGTATGTTTATGACACTGAAAGTGTTGCTCCTATTCTAATACATGCTGGTCTGCACTATGCTGCAATTACGGATATTGCATG GTCTTCTGATGCCAAGTACCTGGCAGTGTCATCACGAGATTGCTTCTGCACCATTATTGAGTTTGAGAATGAAGAGTTGGGGCTGCCCTATAATCTCTCTG GAACAAAGGAACTTGATGAAGGGAATACCAACTGTGAGAACATGAAGCCATTAAAGGTGGACAGTATGGAAATTGATGCTGGTTCCAGCAAAGCTAAGATAAAAGCCAGTTCTGCAGCCGTTGAAGTGACACCATCACCACCAGTGCTGGCCCAGAACAATATATTGA TGACAAAGGACGTTGCTGAAGGAAATGCGACAAGTGAAAATGACAGGCCTTCAGCGGTGGACAATATGGAAGTTGATGTTGGTGAAAACAAAGCTAAGATGGAAGTCACTCCTGTCGCTGTACAAGTGACAGCGCCGCCAGTGTCGACCAAGAACAGCGCATCAAGTAAGCCTACCAAGAAGCGAATTACTCCTATTGCAATCAACTAA